The Fibrobacter sp. UWT2 genomic interval CTTTACCGCGCACAAATTATCGCCAAGGAACTCGGCATCGAAGAATCGGGCGCACGCTTCGTATTCAACTGCAAGGCCGACGCGGGCCAGACGGTGTTCCATATCCACCTGCACGTGCTTGGCGGCCAGGTCATGGGTTGGCCTCCGTTCCCGAAAGACTAAATGATCAAAACTCAGGCGATAGTACTCCACCGGTTTGCGTATAGCGACTCGAGCTTTATCGTGAAAGCGCTCACCGAAGAGTGCGGCGTGGTGAGTTTTATTATCAAGGGCGCCAAGCGCAAGGAATCGCCCTTCAAGGGGGCGCTTGACCCGCTGGCACTCTCCGAGGTAGTGTTCCGGCAGAACCCGGCCAAAGAGTTGCAGTTCATTAAAGAGACATCCATCTTGAACTGGCATGCACACTTGCGGGCCTCGCTCATGGACTTGGCGATTGCTCAGGTGATGGCCGAAATCGTGCTGCGGTATGCGCCACCGGCCACTCCGATTCCCGAGGAGTTCGCCTTGCTAAAGCAGGCGCTCGCGGAATTCGACTCCCCCACAGGCACCACGAGCGACACTGCTGTTACAAGCGCGCCGGGGTCAGTAAATTCGCCGGGCAAAACGAGTGCCGACTCGGTATTCAGCCGCTGGTTGCTCAATATTTGCGACTTGTGGGGCTACCACCTGGAACTTGGCGTGTGCAGCCGCTGCGAAAGGCCACTCGCCGAACCTGCGGCGGACTTTTTCCCGGAATCGGGCGCGCTCATTTGCAAGCATTGCCAGGGTGTACAGAGTGCGCGAGCCCGCGCAGAGACGTTGCAGGGGCTCTGGGAACTGAATTTAGCGCAAAACAACCCCGAGCAGGCGCTACAAAAACTCACGGGGCGCGTCTTTGTGGAGAACGCTTTGCTATCTTATCTACGCAATCACATCGGATTCCTGAAAGAAATCCATTCCCTTTCATGGCTACAGGAGGTTCGTAAGTTATGCTCAGCCCAATCGACATAAAGAACAAGAAGCAAAAAGGCGAAAAAGTTTCGATGATTACCGCCTACGACTACGCATTTGCCCAGATGGCAGAGGCGGCAGGCGTAGACCAGATTCTGGTAGGCGACAGTCTCGCCAACACCATGCTCGGCTACAAGAGTACCCGCGAAATCGGCATGAACGAGATGCTGATTTTTGTGGCGGCGGTTTGCCGCGGCGCCCCCAATACCCACGTGGTGGCCGACATGCCCTATTTGAGCGATAAGGATCCGCAGACAGCATACGATAACGCCCGCCGCTTTATGGACGTGGGTGCTTCTTGCGTAAAAATCGAGGGTACCCCCGCGGGCGTGCACGAATACTTGCTGAGCCACGACATTCCCATTTGCGCGCACCTCGGACTTTTGCCGCAGACGGCCGAAAACTTCAAGCAGAAGGGCCGCACCGAAGAAGAAGCGGCCGCAATCATCAAGGCTGCCAAGTATGTAGATGACCTGGGTTGTTTCGAGATAGTGCTGGAGCACATTCCCGAGGAGCTCGGCACCAAGATTACCGGCATGGTGAACGCGGTGACGATCGGTATTGGCGGCGGAAAGTTCACGGACGGTCAAGTGCTCGTGATGCACGACGCCTTGGGTATGCACCCGCGCAAGCTGCCCCCGTTTGCAACGAAGTTCGTCGACATGTACAGTTTAGGTGTCGAAGGATTCAAGAAGTATATTGAGAGCGTAAAATCGCTCTAATTGTCTTCATATTGTCTCGCTAACAAAAAAATGCGCGCGAAGCGGTGCATGAGCACTGCTTCTTTTTTTCAATAAACATCTTGACAGTCTCCAAAAAGGAATTTATATTTATAGTGCACAAAAAAGCACTTATACAAACACAAACCATTGACAAGACTAAAGGAATAATGTATATTGGCAACAGATAATGACCGAAAAAAGGGTTTATATTAAACACGCAAGTGTCCCTTGAGTAGGTCTTTTTTTGTGCCCTTATTAATGGAGGGTATATGGAAACGGCAGTAATGATTGATGGAGCCTTTCTAAGGAAAAAATTTCATTCCAAATTCAAAAAAGATATAACTCCTACAGACGTTCAAACCTTTACACACTGCATACTTCAAAAATCTGGGCTAGAAAACAATTCCTTTAGGGCCTATTTCTACGACTGTAGTCCATGTACAGCCAAGACCTCGTTGCCCGTGACAAATAGAGCTTTTCTTTTTGATTCCCAACCTCAATATCAAAAGGGTCTTGACTTATTGTCAGGCATTTCCCAATTAGATTTTTTCGCCGTAAGACTTGGCCAACTTCAATTTTCCGGCTGGTCTCTGAAAAAAAAGTGCTATACACAGCCCACCCCTTACACAGACGACTGTTTCGTTCCAAACCTTTCTCAAAAGGGTGTAGATATAAAGATTGGCCTAGATATGGCTTGGATTGGATACCAAAACATAGCCAAACATATCGTTTTGGTAACCGGTGACAGCGATTTCATCCCAGCCATCAAAGTTGCTCGTAAAAGCGGGGTTTTCGTCTGGCTCTACACATTAGCTCATAACGTAAAGGCCGAATTGAAAATGAACGCCGACGTTTCAAAATCAGATGATCTTCGGTGCTTAATGCAAAGTTCGTAGTAAAAATCGTGCGATAGAATCCTAACGCATTGAGTAACAAGCATTTCCAAAATTACATACAAACTAAAAATTATTTTTTATGAAGTGAACGGCATCACTTCATAATCTTTTTTTTGTAAAAAAACAACTTTTTTTTAATTTTTTTTGAAAAAGGTGTTGATTATTTGTGAAAATAAGTTATTTTATACACAGCTAATTCACAACATAACCATAAGGAAGAAAAAAATGGCTACTACAAAGACTGCAAAGAAGCCGGCTGCTAAGAAGCCCGCTGCTAAGAAACCCGCTGCCGCTAAGAAGCCGGCCGCTGCTAAGAAGCCCGCTGCTGCAAAGAAGCCGGCTGCTAAGAAGCCCGCCGCCAAGAAGCCGGCCGCTGCTAAGAAGCCCGCTGCTGCAAAGAAGCCCGCTGCAAAGAAGCCCGCTGCAAAGAAGCCCGCCGCCAAGAAGCCGGCTGCTGCTAAGAAGCCCGCTGCTAAGAAGCCGGCCGCTAAGAAGCCCGCTGCTGCAAAGAAGCCGGCTGCTAAGAAGGCTGCAAAGAAGTAATTCAACAATTTCTCCTTTGTTGACGAGCCCTGAACTTGTTTCAGGGTTCGTTTTTTTTATGGGCGGGGCGCGTTTTCTATTTTTGGGGTATGATTTCAGAAAAAGACCTCGCCGAACTCGAAAAAATCCCCTACGAACAGCGCATTGAGCGCGTCGAAAAACTTTTAGAAGGCAAAAACGAGCCGCGCGCCTTTGAGCTCGGGCTTTTGCTCGCCTTGAAGATGGGGCAAGAGATTCGCGAAGGCAAGGAACTTGGATCTGATTCGGGCGACTTGGTCGCCAGCTGGAGCGGAAAGCACCCGGATTCAGTCGTGGAAGAAGCAATTGCGTTTGCGAAAGAGTTCCTGATGAACCCGGCGGGGATTGCAGAAAAGATTAAGCGGGGGTTGCAGAAACAGGATGCTGATGCTGATAGTCATCAGCATGACGAGCAGAAACAGGATGCCGATGCTGACCTGCGTCAGCATGACCGTGAGGGCAACGAGGCGTAGAATGGATAACAAGCTGATAGCGACGGTTGATATCGGGAGTCACAGCTGCATTCTGCTGATTGCGGCGTTTGAGGAGGGGGTGCTGGTTCCCAAGCTCCAGAAGGTGGAAGTCTGCCGACTGGGCGAAGATATTTACGAACACGGCGCCATTACCGAAAAGCGAATCAAGGAACTAGAAGCCATCATGACGAAGTTCCGCATGGACCTGCACGCGCTGGGCGCAAACCTCAAGGCCGCGGTGATGACCGAAGCCATGCGCAACGCCGAGAACCCGGACGAAGTGATTGCCGCTGTCGAAAAGGCGCTCTGGATCAAGCCGCGAATCATCAGCGGCGAAGAAGAAGGCAAGCTCACCTACCGCTCGGTCAAGGAATGGCACGGCGAAGGCCTCGTGACTATTGACATTGGCGGCGGTTCCACGGAACTCAGCAACGGCGACAACACGTTCTCGATTCCAGTGGGCGCACTCAAGATGTTCAAGGCCATGGGTCCGATCCCTGGCCCCGAATACAAGAAGTTCGTGAAGGAAACCTTCAAGGAAGTCAGCTTCAAGGGCATGACCAAGAAGCCGGTGTACTTGATTGGCGGCACCGGTACGGCACTTGCGATGGTCTACCTGAACAAGCAGCAGTTCGACTACAAGGCGATCGAAGGCCTGGAACTTTCCATTAGCGATCTGGATGCCGTGACGACAAAAATTTCGAACCTGTCCAAGGAACTGCGCGCCATGCTCCCGGGCCTTGAAAACGGCCGTCACGAAGTGATTATTTGCGGGCTGTTCTGGCTGAAGTCGCTCCTGGAAAAACTCCGCGTCGAAACATTTAAGATTAGTACAGCCGGTTTAAGATTCGGACTACTTTATGAGAATCAATAAGTTCATTTCTCTCTGTGGAATTGCGAGCCGCCGCGCGGCAGACACCTTGATTGAAGAAGGTCGCGTGCAGGTGAATGGCGAAGTCATTAAGGACCTCGGCCACCAGGTCGACGAGAACGCCGACAACGTCGTTGTCGACGGCAAGCCTGCCAAACTCCCGCGCAAGACGACGACCATCATGTTCCACAAGCCGGCCGGCTGCGTTTGCACCAAGAC includes:
- the recO gene encoding DNA repair protein RecO, with the translated sequence MIKTQAIVLHRFAYSDSSFIVKALTEECGVVSFIIKGAKRKESPFKGALDPLALSEVVFRQNPAKELQFIKETSILNWHAHLRASLMDLAIAQVMAEIVLRYAPPATPIPEEFALLKQALAEFDSPTGTTSDTAVTSAPGSVNSPGKTSADSVFSRWLLNICDLWGYHLELGVCSRCERPLAEPAADFFPESGALICKHCQGVQSARARAETLQGLWELNLAQNNPEQALQKLTGRVFVENALLSYLRNHIGFLKEIHSLSWLQEVRKLCSAQST
- the panB gene encoding 3-methyl-2-oxobutanoate hydroxymethyltransferase, encoding MLSPIDIKNKKQKGEKVSMITAYDYAFAQMAEAAGVDQILVGDSLANTMLGYKSTREIGMNEMLIFVAAVCRGAPNTHVVADMPYLSDKDPQTAYDNARRFMDVGASCVKIEGTPAGVHEYLLSHDIPICAHLGLLPQTAENFKQKGRTEEEAAAIIKAAKYVDDLGCFEIVLEHIPEELGTKITGMVNAVTIGIGGGKFTDGQVLVMHDALGMHPRKLPPFATKFVDMYSLGVEGFKKYIESVKSL
- a CDS encoding NYN domain-containing protein; protein product: METAVMIDGAFLRKKFHSKFKKDITPTDVQTFTHCILQKSGLENNSFRAYFYDCSPCTAKTSLPVTNRAFLFDSQPQYQKGLDLLSGISQLDFFAVRLGQLQFSGWSLKKKCYTQPTPYTDDCFVPNLSQKGVDIKIGLDMAWIGYQNIAKHIVLVTGDSDFIPAIKVARKSGVFVWLYTLAHNVKAELKMNADVSKSDDLRCLMQSS
- a CDS encoding histone H1 → MATTKTAKKPAAKKPAAKKPAAAKKPAAAKKPAAAKKPAAKKPAAKKPAAAKKPAAAKKPAAKKPAAKKPAAKKPAAAKKPAAKKPAAKKPAAAKKPAAKKAAKK
- a CDS encoding phosphatase, with translation MDNKLIATVDIGSHSCILLIAAFEEGVLVPKLQKVEVCRLGEDIYEHGAITEKRIKELEAIMTKFRMDLHALGANLKAAVMTEAMRNAENPDEVIAAVEKALWIKPRIISGEEEGKLTYRSVKEWHGEGLVTIDIGGGSTELSNGDNTFSIPVGALKMFKAMGPIPGPEYKKFVKETFKEVSFKGMTKKPVYLIGGTGTALAMVYLNKQQFDYKAIEGLELSISDLDAVTTKISNLSKELRAMLPGLENGRHEVIICGLFWLKSLLEKLRVETFKISTAGLRFGLLYENQ